The nucleotide sequence GATCACGCCGCGCGCCTCGCTGTGCCAGTGCGGCGCGAACAGGCCGGAGAACGCGGGCACGATGTAGCAGCCGCCGTTGTCCTCGACCGTCCTGGCCAGCGTCTCGATCTCCGGCGCGCTGCCGATCAGCTCCAGGCCGTCCCGGAACCACTGCACCAGCGACCCGGTGACCGCGATGGAGCCTTCGAGGGCGTACACCGCGGGCTCGTCGCCGATCTTGAAGCCGACCGTGGTGAGCATGCCGTGGGTGGACAGCACCGGCGTCGGGCCGGTGTTGAGCAGCAGGAAGCTGCCGGTGCCGTAGGTGCACTTGGCCTCGCCGGGTGCGAAGCAGGTCTGGCCGAACAGCGCCGCCTGCTGGTCGCCGAGCGCGGCGGCGATCCGGATGCCGGGGACCACCCGCGAAGTGGTGCCGTAGACCTCGGTCGAGGACCGGATCTCTGGCAGCATCGCGCGCGGGACGTCGAAGAACTCCAGGAGCTCGTCGTCCCAGCTGAGGGTGCGCAGGTTCATCAGCATGGTGCGCGAGGCGTTGGTGACGTCGGTGACGTGCACGCCACCCTCGGCGCCGCCGGTGAGGTTCCAGATCAGCCAGCTCTCGATGGTGCCGAAGAGGACGTCGCCGCGTTCGGCGCGCTCGCGCAGGCCCGGCGTGCGCTCGAGCAGCCAGCGGACGCGCGGCGCGGAGAAGTACGTGGCCAGGGGCAGGCCGCACAGCTGACGGACGCGGTCGGCGCCCGGCTCGCGGGCGAGCTGTTCGAGCATGGCGTCGGTGCGGGTGTCCTGCCAGACGATCGCCCGCCCGACGGGGTTGCCGGTGCGCCGGTCCCACAGGACGGTGGTCTCGCGCTGGTTGGCGATCCCGAGCCCGACGACCTGCTCGGCGGTCGCCCCGGCGTCGGCCAGCGCCTGCGGGACGATCCGGGACAGGTTCCGCCAGATCTCGGTCGCGTCGTGCTCGACCCAGCCGGGCCGGGGGAAGTGCTGCTGGTGTTCGCGCTGGACGACCGAGACGAGCCGGCCGCGTGCGTCGAACAGGATGCACCGGGTGGAGGTGGTGCCCTGGTCGATGGAC is from Amycolatopsis mediterranei and encodes:
- the glpK gene encoding glycerol kinase GlpK, encoding MVQRYVMSIDQGTTSTRCILFDARGRLVSVVQREHQQHFPRPGWVEHDATEIWRNLSRIVPQALADAGATAEQVVGLGIANQRETTVLWDRRTGNPVGRAIVWQDTRTDAMLEQLAREPGADRVRQLCGLPLATYFSAPRVRWLLERTPGLRERAERGDVLFGTIESWLIWNLTGGAEGGVHVTDVTNASRTMLMNLRTLSWDDELLEFFDVPRAMLPEIRSSTEVYGTTSRVVPGIRIAAALGDQQAALFGQTCFAPGEAKCTYGTGSFLLLNTGPTPVLSTHGMLTTVGFKIGDEPAVYALEGSIAVTGSLVQWFRDGLELIGSAPEIETLARTVEDNGGCYIVPAFSGLFAPHWHSEARGVIAGLTSYITKGHLARAVLEATGWQTREVVDAMNADSGLALSTLKVDGGMTADNLLMQCIADVLDVPVVRPMVAETVSLGAAYAAGLSVGYWPDLEGLRRNWHRAGQWLPAMDPARRDSEYAHWRQAVELTFGWMRPAPAAAAPGSDLVEVLLADHRRFEQLLRDLRNAEADRPALVAELSALLVAHTTATERIVRPAAAGSPFAEDLLAVLEGDDFEKALLRLENAVDAHVRGEERGLLNELRRSMSTSDRTGLGRAFVAERRRQLDLDCGGVDHIRGLGDRLKL